A genomic window from Natrinema sp. HArc-T2 includes:
- the thiC gene encoding phosphomethylpyrimidine synthase ThiC produces the protein MAQTQLQAARDGTITSAMERIAERENRDPEFVREQVADGQAVIPANRHHDALDPMIIGREFATKINANIGNSETTSDLETELEKLHTAVHYGADTVMDLGTGSDLDEIREAHVEHSPVPLGTVPLYEAVKQAGSPEDITTELLLEIIEKQAEQGVDYMTIHAGIVAEHLPLTDGRKTGIVSRGGSIMASWMEAHGEQNPLYQVFPEICEIFAEHDVTFSLGDSLRPGCLADACDEAQYAELDTLGELTRVGWDHGVQVMVEGPGHVPMHKVAENVERQQEVCDGAPFYVLGPLVTDIAPGYDHITSAIGAAMAAQAGAAMLCYVTPKEHLGLPEEDDVRDGLAAYRIAAHAADVGTERPGARDWDDALSEARYAFDWREQFELALDPDRARSFHDQTLPGDNYKDARFCSMCGAEFCSMRIDQDARETGEMESLATDDGTDLETSPAAEVNRPPVGTHAAGDLPPMADHEAVDALEEAGDD, from the coding sequence ATGGCGCAGACACAGCTGCAGGCCGCCCGTGACGGGACGATAACGTCCGCAATGGAACGCATCGCCGAGCGAGAGAACCGCGATCCCGAGTTCGTTCGCGAGCAGGTCGCCGACGGACAGGCCGTGATCCCGGCTAACCGACACCACGACGCGCTCGATCCGATGATCATCGGCCGCGAGTTCGCGACCAAGATCAACGCCAACATCGGCAACAGCGAGACGACGAGCGACCTCGAGACGGAACTCGAGAAACTCCACACCGCGGTCCACTACGGCGCGGATACGGTGATGGACTTAGGCACCGGCAGCGATCTAGACGAGATCCGCGAGGCCCACGTCGAACACTCGCCGGTGCCACTCGGGACGGTCCCACTGTACGAAGCGGTCAAACAGGCCGGCAGTCCCGAGGACATCACGACGGAGTTGCTACTCGAGATCATCGAAAAGCAGGCCGAACAGGGCGTCGACTACATGACGATCCACGCGGGGATCGTAGCCGAACACCTGCCGTTGACGGACGGCCGAAAGACGGGGATCGTCTCGCGGGGCGGCTCGATCATGGCCTCGTGGATGGAAGCACACGGCGAGCAGAACCCGCTGTATCAGGTGTTCCCCGAAATATGTGAAATCTTCGCCGAACACGACGTGACGTTCAGCCTCGGGGACAGCCTCCGGCCCGGTTGTCTGGCCGACGCCTGCGACGAGGCCCAGTACGCCGAACTCGACACGCTGGGCGAACTCACGCGCGTCGGCTGGGACCACGGCGTGCAGGTGATGGTCGAGGGGCCGGGCCACGTCCCGATGCACAAGGTCGCCGAAAACGTCGAGCGCCAGCAGGAGGTCTGTGATGGCGCGCCGTTCTACGTCCTCGGCCCGCTGGTGACCGACATCGCGCCGGGCTACGACCACATCACCAGCGCCATCGGGGCCGCGATGGCGGCACAAGCGGGTGCCGCGATGTTGTGTTACGTCACGCCGAAAGAACACCTCGGGCTTCCCGAGGAGGATGACGTCCGCGACGGACTGGCGGCCTACCGGATCGCCGCCCACGCCGCCGACGTGGGGACCGAACGGCCCGGCGCGCGCGACTGGGACGACGCCCTCTCGGAGGCCCGCTACGCGTTCGACTGGCGCGAGCAGTTCGAACTCGCGCTCGATCCCGATCGTGCTCGGTCGTTCCACGACCAGACGCTGCCTGGCGATAACTACAAGGACGCCCGCTTCTGCTCGATGTGTGGCGCTGAGTTCTGTTCGATGCGGATCGACCAGGATGCGCGCGAAACCGGGGAAATGGAATCGCTCGCGACAGACGATGGTACCGATCTCGAGACCTCGCCCGCAGCCGAGGTCAATCGACCGCCAGTCGGCACCCACGCCGCCGGCGACCTGCCGCCGATGGCCGACCACGAAGCTGTCGACGCGCTCGAGGAAGCCGGCGACGACTGA
- the mtnP gene encoding S-methyl-5'-thioadenosine phosphorylase, whose translation MTIGVIGGSGIYEALPLENIRREHVSTPYGEPSDAVTIGELAGREVAFLPRHGEDHRHPPTDASYRANIYALKSIGVDRVISTNAVGSLREDLPPRTLVVPDQIFDRTKHRSPTFFGDGMVVHMGFAEPYCPALAAHLAESAREATAAETKTEEGGTYVCIEGPQFSTKAESEFYRDQGWDIIGMTAIPEAKLAREAELSYATVAGVTDYDVWKTDNEVSLEEVRENAVANRDAINAVVERAIRTMPEDFESPAWNALEGAINTPPEAIPDETRERVELLAGEYLD comes from the coding sequence ATGACAATCGGCGTTATCGGTGGAAGCGGCATCTACGAGGCACTGCCACTCGAGAACATCCGTCGCGAGCACGTCTCGACGCCATACGGCGAGCCAAGCGACGCGGTCACGATCGGCGAACTCGCCGGTCGGGAGGTCGCGTTTCTGCCGCGTCATGGCGAAGACCACCGGCATCCGCCGACCGACGCGTCCTATCGGGCGAACATCTACGCGCTCAAGTCGATCGGCGTCGATCGCGTGATCTCGACGAACGCGGTCGGGAGCCTCCGCGAGGACCTGCCGCCCCGGACGCTGGTCGTCCCCGACCAAATCTTCGACCGGACCAAACACCGCTCGCCGACGTTCTTCGGCGACGGGATGGTCGTCCACATGGGGTTTGCCGAACCCTACTGTCCGGCACTGGCCGCCCACCTGGCCGAATCGGCCCGCGAGGCGACTGCCGCCGAGACGAAGACCGAGGAAGGCGGTACCTACGTCTGCATCGAAGGCCCACAGTTCTCGACGAAAGCCGAAAGCGAGTTCTACCGCGATCAAGGGTGGGATATCATCGGTATGACCGCCATCCCCGAGGCTAAACTCGCCCGTGAGGCCGAGCTGAGTTACGCCACCGTCGCCGGCGTTACCGACTACGACGTCTGGAAGACGGATAACGAGGTCTCGCTCGAGGAGGTCCGCGAAAACGCCGTGGCCAACCGCGACGCGATCAACGCAGTCGTCGAACGCGCGATCCGGACGATGCCCGAGGACTTCGAAAGTCCGGCCTGGAACGCGCTCGAGGGGGCGATCAACACGCCGCCGGAGGCGATTCCCGACGAAACCAGAGAGCGTGTCGAGTTGCTGGCTGGCGAGTATCTCGACTAG
- a CDS encoding PspA/IM30 family protein, which produces MGILSRASYVIRSKLNSVLNRAEDPTETLDYSYEQMRDQLQQVKRGIADLTTQKKRLEMQKRRLEDNVEKHNEQARTAVQQNREDLARRALEKKKTKMNQIEDLERQISDLQGQQDRLVEQKDELQRRIEEFRTKKETMKARHEAAKASTTVSEAMTSTGEEFEDVGRAIERAEEQTEDMEARAAALDELHESGAFEDVMSDKDTIDRELEQLSTDSGVDAELETLKSEVGEGESEPAADAASEVDEEELTELETGDQEDVEAELAELQDDEQS; this is translated from the coding sequence ATGGGCATCCTCTCTCGGGCTTCCTACGTCATCCGGTCGAAACTCAACTCGGTACTCAACCGAGCCGAGGACCCGACCGAAACGCTGGACTACTCTTACGAGCAGATGCGCGACCAACTCCAGCAGGTCAAACGGGGCATCGCCGATCTCACCACGCAGAAAAAGCGCCTCGAGATGCAGAAACGCCGGCTCGAGGACAACGTCGAGAAACACAACGAGCAGGCCCGGACGGCGGTTCAGCAAAACCGCGAGGATCTGGCACGCCGCGCCTTGGAGAAGAAAAAGACGAAAATGAACCAGATCGAGGATCTCGAGCGCCAGATCTCGGACCTGCAGGGCCAGCAAGACCGGCTGGTCGAACAGAAAGACGAACTCCAGCGCCGCATCGAGGAGTTCCGCACAAAAAAGGAGACGATGAAAGCCCGCCACGAGGCCGCAAAGGCCAGCACGACGGTCTCGGAGGCGATGACGTCTACCGGCGAGGAGTTCGAGGACGTCGGTCGCGCTATCGAACGCGCCGAAGAACAGACCGAGGACATGGAAGCCCGGGCTGCCGCCCTCGACGAACTCCACGAATCCGGCGCATTCGAGGACGTCATGTCCGACAAGGACACCATCGACCGCGAACTCGAGCAGCTGTCGACCGACAGCGGCGTCGACGCCGAACTCGAGACGCTCAAATCCGAGGTCGGTGAGGGCGAATCCGAGCCGGCAGCCGATGCTGCGAGCGAGGTCGACGAGGAGGAGCTCACGGAGCTCGAAACTGGCGATCAGGAAGACGTCGAGGCCGAACTCGCGGAGCTACAGGACGACGAGCAATCCTGA
- a CDS encoding universal stress protein: protein MDEPHDFDDILVPTDGSNAARNGAKQAIKFAQRNDATLHVLYAMDMGDADYVAVPSDIRQTRNRLEKKGQQFVSEIEAFADDADVSCVTAVKANTPVEAITEYVDEHDIDLVVMGKRGRSDPDKPLLGSITNRVIGSLDVPVFTA, encoded by the coding sequence ATGGACGAGCCACACGATTTCGACGACATTCTCGTGCCGACCGACGGCAGCAACGCTGCTCGCAACGGAGCGAAACAGGCGATCAAGTTCGCACAGCGAAACGACGCGACGCTGCACGTCCTGTATGCGATGGACATGGGCGACGCCGACTACGTCGCGGTGCCGAGCGATATCAGGCAGACGCGGAACCGCTTAGAGAAGAAGGGCCAGCAGTTCGTCAGCGAAATCGAAGCCTTCGCCGACGACGCCGACGTCTCTTGCGTCACGGCTGTCAAGGCGAACACGCCGGTCGAAGCCATCACCGAGTACGTCGACGAACACGATATCGACCTCGTCGTGATGGGGAAACGCGGGCGCTCGGATCCGGACAAACCGCTTTTGGGTTCGATCACCAACCGGGTCATCGGCTCGCTCGATGTCCCCGTATTCACTGCCTGA
- a CDS encoding sporulation protein, whose translation MKRVLTSLGIGAATVDTVLPTTLTAGESVDARVDITGGNDSQEVDGIYFALETRYETDDGTGTAKVDTFRLADSFTIEPDEERSVTVSVDVPYHTPVTLGKTEVWLDTGLDIDWAIDPDDRDPVEIEPDPLRQALFDALESLGFTLRSATCEATESLFADHRFVQELEFVPRSGPFAGELDELEVVTLPEGDGFDLLLEVDRRGGLLAEQFDLDEQYERLSLMPGEEGDIERRLRTVIERNC comes from the coding sequence ATGAAACGAGTTCTTACGAGTCTCGGTATCGGTGCAGCGACAGTCGATACGGTTCTCCCGACGACGCTCACGGCCGGCGAATCCGTCGACGCACGCGTCGACATCACCGGCGGTAACGACAGCCAGGAGGTCGACGGGATCTACTTCGCACTCGAGACGCGCTACGAGACTGACGACGGCACGGGAACGGCGAAGGTCGACACGTTCCGTCTCGCGGACTCGTTTACGATCGAGCCCGACGAGGAGCGAAGCGTTACCGTCTCGGTCGACGTCCCGTACCACACGCCCGTGACGCTGGGGAAAACGGAGGTCTGGCTCGACACCGGGCTCGACATCGACTGGGCGATCGACCCCGACGACCGCGACCCTGTCGAAATCGAGCCCGATCCGCTCCGGCAGGCGCTGTTCGACGCCCTCGAGTCGCTTGGCTTTACGCTCCGATCGGCCACGTGCGAGGCCACGGAGTCGCTGTTCGCCGACCATCGATTCGTCCAGGAACTCGAGTTTGTCCCCCGATCGGGGCCGTTCGCGGGCGAACTGGACGAACTCGAGGTCGTCACGCTCCCCGAAGGCGACGGCTTCGACCTACTGCTCGAGGTCGACCGTCGTGGCGGCTTGCTGGCGGAGCAGTTCGACCTCGACGAGCAGTACGAGCGACTGTCGCTCATGCCCGGCGAGGAGGGCGACATCGAGCGGCGGCTGCGAACGGTGATCGAACGGAACTGTTGA
- a CDS encoding FxLYD domain-containing protein, whose amino-acid sequence MSRRQSTSRRRVLATLGTGIAAAAAGCLGSNSLGGQPTYEEGTVSGINASNVSNRSATQLSAAAALAQQQPSNSVTPLDSLALRDHEFVVESGYLGSTIQGTVENTGGNRLVVAEVRTRLYDDEGTMLGRYLASTGDLNSGSTWEFQVIVLESPTAVASYDIAVLGTPS is encoded by the coding sequence ATGAGCCGACGGCAGTCGACGAGTCGACGACGTGTCCTTGCGACACTGGGAACAGGTATCGCAGCCGCAGCCGCCGGCTGTCTCGGCAGCAATAGTCTCGGCGGACAGCCGACCTACGAGGAAGGAACCGTCAGTGGGATCAACGCCAGCAACGTCTCCAACCGGTCGGCAACGCAGCTGTCCGCGGCCGCCGCACTCGCCCAACAGCAACCCAGCAACTCGGTGACGCCGCTTGACTCGCTTGCGCTCCGTGACCACGAGTTCGTCGTCGAGAGTGGCTATCTCGGCTCGACCATCCAAGGGACCGTCGAAAACACGGGCGGCAACCGACTGGTAGTCGCCGAAGTGCGGACACGTCTCTACGACGACGAGGGAACCATGCTCGGCCGCTATCTCGCCAGCACCGGCGATCTCAACAGCGGGTCGACCTGGGAGTTTCAGGTGATCGTCCTCGAGTCACCGACAGCTGTCGCCAGCTACGATATCGCCGTTCTCGGCACCCCGTCGTGA
- a CDS encoding UPF0058 family protein, translating into MNAQELVHVHALLFELRIHFERDGDVPADAFDAYETQPVRPTHIHRPKHEHEHAIDLLRDGLGQSARIRLQPDHAPVS; encoded by the coding sequence GTGAACGCCCAAGAACTCGTCCATGTCCACGCATTGCTGTTCGAATTGCGGATTCATTTCGAGCGGGACGGAGACGTACCTGCAGATGCGTTTGATGCTTACGAGACACAACCGGTTCGCCCAACGCACATCCACCGCCCGAAACACGAACACGAACACGCGATCGACCTGCTCCGGGATGGACTCGGCCAGTCTGCCCGAATACGTCTGCAACCGGATCACGCGCCGGTTTCGTGA
- a CDS encoding AAA family ATPase, with the protein MIVICGPPGAGKTTIATRVRDRLTERDVPVRLSHSDDFSSRTYEQLAEQAGSAPTAGVTLVDGTFYRRKWQTQFRALGDVRFVHVTASLETCLERNRARADSIAEQGVNVVYREFEAPDADLVIDTDRCEPAAAAERILTAIETWDEHNAVPSVDDTLCY; encoded by the coding sequence GTGATCGTCATCTGCGGGCCACCGGGTGCCGGGAAAACCACCATCGCGACCCGCGTCCGTGACCGACTCACGGAGCGGGACGTTCCGGTTCGACTTTCCCACTCTGATGACTTCTCGAGTCGGACCTACGAACAACTGGCCGAGCAGGCCGGTTCGGCCCCTACGGCCGGCGTTACGCTCGTCGACGGGACGTTTTACCGTCGGAAATGGCAGACGCAGTTTCGCGCCCTCGGCGACGTGCGGTTCGTCCACGTGACAGCGAGCCTCGAGACCTGTCTCGAGCGCAATCGGGCCCGGGCGGATTCGATCGCGGAACAGGGCGTCAACGTCGTCTATCGGGAGTTCGAGGCCCCCGACGCCGATCTCGTGATCGATACCGACCGGTGTGAGCCCGCCGCCGCTGCCGAGCGAATACTGACTGCGATCGAGACGTGGGACGAGCACAACGCGGTGCCATCGGTCGACGACACGCTCTGCTACTGA
- a CDS encoding PhzF family phenazine biosynthesis protein: METIRVLQVDAFTDEPLTGNPAGVVPDADGLSNAQMQAIAAEMAVSETAFLRSSERADHRIRYFTPTQEVDLCGHATIGTFAHLRDEGLEPGTTTLETNVGVLDIEIDADGTVWMTQDESTIREVDVGYDRVADALGVDRAALEGASADLPLAVASTGLPFLIVPITYLSDVGSAEPDMAAIEALTDAVDATGIYLFTFDALERESTLHGRMFAPGAGVPEDPVTGTASGAVSAYLDRFGAFDGDLPEECRLEQGHYVDRPGTVRVRLGDTVRVGGRGVTVLDGSLAVPDEDEDDILEA, from the coding sequence ATGGAGACGATTCGAGTCTTGCAGGTCGATGCGTTTACCGATGAACCGCTGACTGGCAATCCGGCGGGCGTCGTGCCGGACGCCGACGGACTCTCGAACGCGCAGATGCAGGCGATCGCCGCCGAAATGGCCGTCAGCGAGACGGCGTTTCTCCGCTCGAGCGAGCGCGCCGACCACCGGATTCGCTACTTCACCCCCACGCAGGAAGTCGATCTCTGCGGCCACGCGACCATCGGAACCTTCGCTCACCTCCGCGATGAGGGACTCGAGCCCGGGACGACGACCCTCGAGACGAACGTCGGCGTCCTCGATATCGAGATTGACGCCGACGGCACGGTGTGGATGACACAGGACGAGTCGACGATCCGCGAGGTCGATGTCGGCTACGACCGCGTCGCCGACGCGCTGGGCGTCGACCGAGCCGCGCTCGAGGGCGCGAGCGCTGATCTCCCGCTGGCAGTGGCTTCGACCGGCCTGCCGTTTCTGATCGTCCCGATTACGTATCTCTCGGACGTCGGCAGCGCCGAGCCGGACATGGCCGCGATCGAAGCGCTGACCGACGCGGTCGACGCGACCGGGATCTATCTCTTTACGTTCGATGCACTCGAGCGCGAATCGACGCTGCACGGTCGGATGTTCGCGCCGGGCGCTGGCGTGCCGGAAGACCCCGTCACCGGCACCGCAAGCGGGGCCGTCAGCGCGTACCTCGACCGCTTCGGCGCGTTCGACGGCGACCTGCCCGAGGAATGCCGCCTCGAGCAGGGCCACTACGTCGATCGACCGGGGACGGTCCGTGTCCGCCTCGGCGACACGGTGCGGGTCGGTGGCCGCGGGGTGACCGTCCTCGATGGCTCGCTGGCCGTTCCCGACGAGGACGAGGACGATATTCTCGAGGCCTGA
- a CDS encoding phosphoribosyltransferase: MSDLPDDFDCTITNWEYIYGLCRDVADDVRDDAFEPDVVVALARGGWFAGRCLCDFLGLDDLTSLKMEHYVGTAEKADEPTVRYPMPEGSVEGKDVLIIDDIADTGGSISRAYEYVMDREASEVRTATLQLLGTSEFQPDYVGEQLEEWTWVVYPWNFIEDMIDLISSAMEKADQETFTSEEIRHFLAAFHGIDRMEMEIAQPDRLPEVLAEMERREVLESTGVDGWTLAGESVS, translated from the coding sequence ATGTCCGATCTACCGGACGATTTCGACTGTACCATAACCAACTGGGAGTACATTTACGGCCTGTGCCGAGACGTGGCCGACGACGTGCGCGACGACGCGTTCGAACCGGACGTCGTCGTTGCGCTGGCCCGCGGTGGCTGGTTCGCGGGTCGGTGTCTCTGTGACTTCCTCGGTCTGGATGACCTGACAAGTCTGAAGATGGAACACTACGTCGGCACCGCCGAGAAGGCCGACGAACCGACCGTTCGCTATCCGATGCCGGAAGGCAGCGTCGAAGGCAAGGACGTCCTCATTATCGACGACATCGCCGACACCGGCGGCTCGATCAGCCGCGCTTACGAGTACGTCATGGATCGCGAGGCCAGCGAGGTCCGCACCGCGACGCTGCAACTGCTTGGCACCAGTGAGTTCCAGCCCGACTACGTCGGCGAACAACTCGAGGAGTGGACCTGGGTCGTCTACCCGTGGAACTTCATCGAGGATATGATCGATCTGATCTCGAGCGCCATGGAGAAGGCCGACCAGGAGACGTTCACGAGCGAGGAGATCCGCCACTTCCTCGCGGCGTTCCACGGGATCGACCGCATGGAGATGGAGATCGCCCAACCCGACCGGCTGCCAGAAGTCCTCGCCGAGATGGAACGACGCGAGGTGCTCGAGTCGACTGGGGTCGACGGGTGGACGCTCGCAGGCGAGTCGGTCTCGTAG
- a CDS encoding alpha/beta hydrolase family protein, producing MAPRRRTVLAAVSTATASAAAGCTDLFTEQTSDETGGSTPTDVATALVNDLASEAFERASDRFVEQERDRRGDPARLERLWMGYGAVGGSFGEIVDTSTTTRGDYTAVDLTLAFSRGDHSCRVIVDGQSRPVDCGIADEYERPSYVDRSAIVTQDVSLSVTGCSLPGTITTPDGSTGDAVPGVVLVHDAGAGTRNNDRGGTKTFMDLGEGLASKGIATLRYDKRIPACEVQPGSHTLDHVTVDDALVAVERLRAVEGVDPDRIVVVGHGLGGRATPRIAARDGTLAGVAGLAAPARPYHDLTLEQLEYKVSVGSQTWDDLATIADRWADEIERVRAGEYDASEQLLGKPGAFWDSLAAYDHLATAAETDVPMYFAQGERDFQVTTSDDLERWRTELEGRSVTTFETYDGLNHLFMPGEGPSVEFAYAARNNVAEQVVADLADWVTDR from the coding sequence ATGGCTCCCCGACGGCGGACCGTACTCGCGGCAGTATCGACGGCGACAGCGTCGGCAGCGGCCGGCTGTACGGACCTGTTCACCGAGCAGACGAGCGACGAAACCGGCGGCTCGACTCCGACTGATGTCGCGACAGCACTGGTCAACGACCTCGCAAGCGAGGCGTTCGAGCGGGCCAGCGATCGGTTCGTCGAACAGGAACGTGACAGACGTGGCGATCCCGCCCGCCTCGAGCGCCTCTGGATGGGATACGGCGCGGTCGGCGGCTCGTTCGGCGAAATCGTCGACACGAGCACGACGACGAGGGGAGACTACACGGCGGTCGACCTGACGCTGGCGTTCAGCCGCGGCGATCATAGCTGTCGTGTCATCGTCGACGGCCAGTCACGGCCCGTCGATTGTGGGATCGCCGACGAGTACGAGCGACCGTCGTACGTCGATCGGAGCGCGATCGTCACACAGGACGTGTCGCTTTCGGTTACGGGCTGTTCGCTGCCGGGGACCATCACGACGCCCGACGGGAGCACCGGAGACGCCGTCCCCGGCGTCGTCCTCGTGCACGACGCTGGTGCAGGAACCAGGAACAACGATCGCGGCGGCACGAAGACGTTCATGGATCTGGGGGAGGGACTGGCCTCGAAGGGCATCGCGACGCTTCGCTACGACAAGCGCATCCCGGCCTGTGAGGTTCAGCCGGGATCGCACACCCTCGACCACGTCACCGTCGACGATGCGCTGGTCGCCGTCGAGCGGCTCCGAGCCGTCGAGGGCGTCGATCCCGATCGGATCGTCGTCGTCGGGCACGGCCTTGGTGGTCGCGCGACACCGCGGATCGCTGCCCGAGACGGAACCCTCGCCGGCGTCGCCGGATTGGCCGCGCCGGCACGACCGTATCACGACCTGACGCTCGAGCAACTGGAGTACAAGGTGTCGGTCGGCAGCCAGACGTGGGACGATCTGGCGACGATCGCCGACCGGTGGGCCGACGAGATCGAGCGAGTTCGAGCGGGGGAGTACGACGCGAGCGAGCAACTGCTCGGGAAACCCGGCGCGTTCTGGGACAGCCTCGCGGCGTACGACCACCTCGCGACTGCAGCCGAAACCGACGTGCCGATGTACTTCGCACAAGGCGAGCGCGACTTTCAGGTCACCACGAGCGACGACCTTGAGCGGTGGCGGACCGAACTCGAGGGCAGATCTGTGACGACATTCGAGACGTACGACGGTCTCAACCACCTGTTCATGCCGGGCGAGGGGCCGTCGGTAGAGTTCGCCTACGCCGCTCGGAACAACGTCGCCGAGCAGGTCGTCGCCGATCTCGCAGACTGGGTCACAGACCGGTAG